A region of the Kaistia geumhonensis genome:
AATCCGCGCCTCGTCTATTGCTCGATCACCGGTTTCGGCCATACCGGCCCCTATGCGCCGCGCGCCGGCTACGACTTCATGATCCAGGGCATGGGCGGCATCATGGATCTGACCGGCGATCCGGCCGGGGAGCCGCAGAAGATCGGCGTCGCCTTCGCCGACATCTTCACGGGCCTCTACGGCGTCGTCGCCATCCAGGCGGCGCTGGCCGCGCGCGAGAAGACGGGCCTCGGGCAGCAGGTCGACATGGCGCTGTTCGACACCATGGCCGGCGTCCTCGCCAACCAGGCGATGAACTATCTCGTCACCGGGATCGCGCCGACCCGGCTCGGCAACGCGCATCCCAACATCGCGCCCTACCAGACCTTTCCGGTCGCCGACGGGCATTTCATCCTCGCCGTCGGCAATGACGGCCAGTTCGCGCGCTTCGCGTCGATCGTCGGCGCGCCCGAATGGGCCGCCGATCCGCGCTTCCTCACCAATGCCGCCCGCGTCGCCAACCGGGCAGAGCTTTCGGCGGCGATCAGCGAGCGCACGCTCGCCTGGCAGCGCGACGCGCTGCTCGCCGCGCTCGAGGCCGCCGGCGTTCCGGCGGGGCCGATCAACAGCGTCGCCGACGTCTTCGCCGATCCGCAGATCGTCGCGCGCGGCATGCGCATCGACCCCGACGGCATTCCCGGCATCCGCAGCCCGATCAGCCTTTCGGCATCGCCGCTCGCGCTCGGCCGCCGGGCGCCGAAGCTCGGCGAGCACGGCGAGGAAGTCCTCGCCGAACTCGCCGCGCTCGAAGCCGCCGGCTAGACGAAGACGGCCGTCTCCTGCACGCCGCGGGCGTGACGGGCGATCTTCGCGAACATGTCTTCCAGGATGAAGCGCACGTCGATCGTGTCATAGACCTTCACCGGCCGGTTGCCGCCGGTATGGACGTAGTTCATCAGCGGGCTGAATTCCGGCGCCGGCTCGTAGCGCCAGGTGCCGCCGTTCGGATTCATGATGACCGAGAGCGACGGGGTATCGCCGAGCGAGCGATACTCGATCGGCCCCTGATGGCCGCGGAGATTGAACTCGATCAGCTGGTCGACGAGATAGGCGCCGAGCGGACCGTGCGGGCGCACCCGCTCCTCGAGCTCGGCATAGGAGACGGCGATCATCTGGTAGATCGTCATCGGGATCTGCCAGAGCTCGACGCTCGAGCGGAAGACGACATTGGCGGCGTGGATGTCGTTGGAGAGGTTGAACTCCGGCCCGCCGACCGGCCAGCGGCCGCCACCGATCCAGACGACGCGGACATTGCGCGTCGCGATCTTCGGCTCCATCAGCAGCGCCGAGGCCATGTCCGTGAGCGGTCCGAGAAAGGCGACGTGCAGAGGCCGGTCGTCGTCCTTCATCGCCTCGCGGATGATGAGTTCCGCGCCCTCGGAGGGGACGGGCGTCGTCTCGTCCGGCAGCGCGGTCGGCGCGCCATTGGCGACCGTGACCTTGCCGGAGAGGTTCATCAGCTTCAGCAGCAGGTCGATTTCCTCGCGGCTCTCCTCCATCGAGCGGGTTGTGCGGCGCGTTCCGAAATGCGCCGGGATCAGCCCGGCCAGTTCGAACGACGGCGAGAGCAGCGCCTGGACGATGCAGTACTGGTCGTCGGCCTCGTTCTTGGCGTCGGTGTTGACGATGACGCGGGCGAGCTTGTCTTTGGACAGCGGCACGAAATCCTCCTGTTGACGTGTGGTCAGCCGAAGCGCGCGGCGAGCGCGTCTTCGAAATCCTCGGGCGGCGGTGAAGCGAAGGCGCCTTGGGCCTCGATCCGCGCGGCATAGGCGGCGATGCCGGCGTCGATCCCGCCCCGATAGGCGAAGCCGTCGAAGGCCGGATGGCCGCCAATGGCGAAGGAAAGGTCGAAGCGCGTCAGCGCCGGGTAGAGGCCGTCCGCGACCGCCGGCTCGGCGGCAAGCGCGGCGTCCGGGACGAAGACGAGGCGCGGCTCTGCGCCGACCGCGTGCGCGAGGCGGCGACAATAGTCGGCATGCGTCATCACGGAGCCGGCCGTGCCGACGGTGAGCCGCGCGCCGCGCGCATCCACACGGCCGGCGAGCGCGGCGATCATGCGCCCGGTGTCAGCGGCGTCGCTGACATGGATCAGCCGCCCGCCATCGCCCGGAACCGCCACCGCCCTGCCATGGCGCATGCGCGCCATCACACGGTCCGCGCGATGTTCGAACAGCGAGATGACGAAGCGCGGCCCGAGCGAATAGGTCGGCCGCACGATGGTGACCGGAAAGCGGCCGCTGTCGCAGGCGGCGGCGAAGATCCGCTCGCAGGCCTGCTTGGCCTCGGCATAGGCGGTGTTGGCGGCGCAAGGCGGCGCATCCTCGGCGATCGGCAGCGAAGGCTGCGGAAAGCCGAACACGTCGACCGTCGAGACGAAGACGTAGTGGCGGATGCGGCCATGCGCGATGCGGGCGATGGCGCGCGCCTCCTCGGGCCGGAAGCAGGCGAAGTCGATCACCACGTCCGGCCGCACCGTCGCCAGCGCCGCCGCGAGCGCGGCCTCGTCGCGGCGGTCGCCGGTCACGGTCGCGACGCCGGCGACGCCGGGCGGCCCGTGGTCGCCGCGCGTCAGGATCGTGCAGCCATGCCCCCCGGCGACCAGCGCCGCCAGCGTGTGCGACGAGATCGTTCCCGTGCCGCCGAGGATGAGGACCTCTGCCATGACGGCTCCGTCAGGCCCTCATCACCAGCACCGCGTCGAGCGGGTGGCCGTCGGCGTCGCGGCCGGCAGGGGCCGAGACCATGCCGCCGGCCGCGCCGTCGATCGGGGTCGTGGCGCCGGTCCGGGGATCGAACCATTCCATCGCCCGCGTGCCATGCGCGGCGATCTCGGCCGAACCGCCGGCCGGGAAATAGACGACGATCAGCGAACGGGCGGCATCGGCGAGCGCCAGCGGGCGCGTGCCCCGCTCGAAATCGCCCTGCACCACGTCGTCCGCCGGCCGCAGCGCCGCGAAGGGCACGCTTTCGCGGAAGAAGCGTTGCACGACCTCGAGATCGGCGACGCCCGGCTGGTCGGTGCCGAGTTCCATCCACGGCGCCCAGGAATTCTCGAAGCCGGCGATGATGCCGAGCCCGGACATCACGCCGCGCCAGGCGCTGCGCCGCGTATGGTTGCGGTCGCAGAATTCGTGGCTCGGCAGCTTCAGATAGAAGTCCGGGTTCCGCTCATAGCCCCATTCGGCGAAGATCGCGCTGCCCTGCCAGCCGGCGAGGCTCTTGCCGATCTGCTCCTCGATGCCGGTGGCGAGCCAGCCATTCTCGCGGTCGCGCGCGCCCCACTCCTGGAACATGATGGCATCGACGGCCTCGGGATCGGCCTTGAAGCGCTCGGCGAAGGGCGGCATCACCGGACCGTTGTGCATGGAGAGCACATGGCCATGCGGCGCCGTCGCCTTGATCCAGCGGGCGATGCGCAGCGCCCATCGATCGGCCGTCGGCTTATAGTGCCAGTCGCCATTCGGGTAGTATTCGTATTCGTTAAGCGGCGTCCAGAAATAGACGGCCGAATAGGCGTCGTAGCGGGCGATGAGATAGCGCATCCACAGCTCTTCCCATTCGGGCGTGAACCAGGCGCGATGGTTGAACGGGAACTCGAAGCCCCATCCCTCCATGATCATCTCGATGCCCATGCCGAGATCGTCGATGAGCGCGACCGTCTTGTCGACCGATCGGAAGTAATCGAGATTGAAGATGTCGAAGCGTGGTGCCGTTTCGCTGCCGCCCCAGGGCCAGAGCCGCTTGGTGTGCCAGTCGCTGTAGCCCTCCGGCGGATGGAAGCGGCTGATCGGCAGGCGGCAGCGGAAGAGGTTAAAGCCGCTGTCGCGACGCCGCTTCAGGAAGCCTTCGACATCGCCGCCGCAGTAATCCATGCCGAACAGGTCGTAGACCGTGTCGCCGAGGAAGAAGACCGGCTCGCCATTCTCGTAGTGGAAGCCGAAGGCCTTGCCGGGCGTCGCCTTGAGGAAGCCGCGCGTCTCGCGCTCGGTGACCTCGAAGCTGCCCTCGGCGACGAGGTCCGGATCGTGCGGGATCGCGGTCGACCGCCAGGTCCAGCGGCCGGCCTCGCCGGGATTGAAGCGGAAGCGCCAGACGCCGTCACCGTCATAGAAGGCCGGCAGGCTGGAGACGGCGCCCGACGGCGCGGTGAAGGCGACATCGACGCGCACATCGGCGAAGGGGCTCTGATAGCGGCGCGCGCTCGAAAGCTGCCATTCGCCGACGCTGCGGCGCGGGAGGCTGCTGGGTCCGGTCATGGTCATCCTCTGACGATGCAGGAAAGGGGAAGGAAGCGGCTCAGCCCTTGACGGCGCCGGAAGTGAGGCCGGCGACGAAATAGCGCTGCAGGAAGATGAAGATCACGATGACCGGAATGATCGAGATCAGGATACCGGCCATCAACAGCGTATATTGCGACGAATACTCGCCCTGGAACTGCAACAGCCCGACCGGGACCGTCCGCGATTCCTTGGCGCTGATCAGCACGAGGGCGATCAGGAACTCGTTCCAGGTGTTGAGAACGTCGATGATGCAGAGCGTCGCCAGCGCCGGCACCGAGAGCGGCACCATGACGCGCAGGAAGGCGGTCCATTCCGAGGCACCGTCGAGCCGCGCCGCCTCGAGCAACTCGGACGGGATCAGGCGGAAGAAGCCGCGCAGCACGAAGATCTGGAACGGCAGGCCGAAGGCGACATAGGGCGGAATGAGCGCGAAGATCGAATTGGCGATGCCGAGCTGCTTCATCATCACGAGCAGCGGCTGCAGCGTCACCTGCACCGGCACGGCGAGGCCGGCGAGGAAGAAGATGAAGATGGCGCCCGAGAAGCGGAAACGCATCTTGGCGAGCGGATAGGCGGCGAGCGCGGCGATGAAGATGCCGAGCGGCACCTTGAGGAAGATCAGCAGCAGGCTGTTGCGGAAATAGATCGAGAAGTCGCCCGTGTTCCAAGCATCGGAGAAGTTCTTCCAGGCGATGGCCTTCGGCCAGGAGAACACGCCGCGCGACAGCAGGTCTCCCTGACTGCGGATCGCCGACATGACGACGGTGGCGAAGGGGGTGAGCCAGATCAGCGACAGGACGAGCAGACTGATGAACAGCAGCGTCTGCTCGAGGCGGCGCTGGTTGCGGACGTCGGCGAACATGGTCTCGGTCCTCGCTCAGCGCGACATGCGGCGGATATAGGGGATGGCGATGACCAGCACGATGGCCGCGATCACCCAGGCGAGCGCCGAACCATAGCCGGCGTGGTAATACTGGAAGGTCTGGAAATACATCCAGGTGCCGAGCACCTGGGTCGAGCGGCCGGGGCCGCCATAGGTCATGGTGTAGACGAGGTCGAACACCTTGAAGCCGTTGATGACGGCGAGCGACAGCACGATGACATGCGTCTCGGTCAATCCCGGCAGCGTCACATGGCGGAAGCGCTGGAAGGCGTTGGCGCCGTCGATGGTCGCCGCTTCATAATATTCCTTCGAGATCGCCTGCAGGCCGGCGAGATAGAAGATCATCGGGAAGCCGACATGCGACCAGACGAAGGTGACGAAGGTCGCCGGCAGCGCCAGCTCGTAGGACGACAGCCAGCCGGCGGCCCAGCTTCTGAGGCCGATCGACTTCAGCGTCGTGTTCACCACGCCGAAATTCGGGTTGTAGACCCAGGCCCAGATCAGGCCGACGGCGACCAGCGGCAGCACGGCGGGGCTGTAGAAGATGGTGCGGAACAGGGTCGAGCCCGGCACGCGGCGGTTGAGCGCCAGCGCCAGCATGAGCCCGATCGCCGTCGGCAGAACGAGCGCCCCGAGCGTCCACAGGATGTTGTTCCAGAGCGCGAGGCGGGCGATCTCGTCCTCGACGAAGATGGTGACGTAGTTCTTCAGGCCGACGAAGGTCATCGTCGGCGACAGCCCGTCCCAGTCGAAGAACGAGATGTAGAGCGACTGAAGCATCGGGTAGACGAGAAAGGCCGCATACCAGATCAGGGCGGGCGCAAGGAAGAGATAGGGGATCCAGGCGACGGGGATCCTCCGCCGGCGACGCGCACGGGCAAAGGCGGGCCGCCCTTCGGCCAGGCTGCTCACGGTCATGCTCTCTCTCATGCGAGTAGGCTTGGAGGGCGGCGCCCAGCGGCACCGCCCTCCGGGCGATCGTCCCGGGAGGTCAGGACTTCTGCTTCGCCTTCCAGGCCTCGGCCTTGGCCTGCATCTGGGCCGCGGCGTCCGTCGGCGTGATCTTGCCGGCGACGACGCCGTCCTGGATCTCGAAGAAGCCGTCGATCAGTTCCTTGGTGAAGGCCTGGTCGGTCGGCGGATAGGTCTGCGAGTCCGAGGTCAGGATCTTCTTCCACTCACAGTCACGCGGGGTGACCGAGCAGTCGGATTCGACGCCGATCGTCGCCGAGGCGGTGAAGGCCTCGGGGAACTTCTTCTGCGTGTCGGGGATGGTGATCCAGTTGATGAAGGCCGCCGCGGCGTCCTTGTGCTTGGAGGATTCCGGGATCATCCACTGCTCGGGAAAGGCCGAGTAGCGCACCGGCGTGTGGTCGGTCGGCGGCAGGAAGAACTTGAAGTTCTCCATCGGCTGCTCGTCGCTCTTCAGCACGCCTTCGAACCAGCCGCCCTCGAACACCATGGCCGCGTCGCCGGCATAGACCGCCATGCGGGCGTCGTTGGGCGCGACATTGAGGAAGTCCGGCACCAGCCAGCCGTCCTTCACCCACTGCGCCATCCGGTCATAGGCCGCGACGACGCAGGGCTGGTTCCAGCTCGACTGCAGCGCATTGAGCTTGTCGTGCTCTTCCGGGCCGCAGGTCGTCTCGGTGAAGTAATCGAGCAGGCGCATGGTCTGCCAGCCGAACTTGCCACCGAAGGAGGCGCAATAGATGCCGTTCTCCTTGAAGGTCGAGCAGATCTTCGCCAGCTCGTCATAGGTCTTGGGCTCCGAGAGGCCGTATTTCTCGAAGAGGTCGACCCGGTACCAGAGCCCCATGCCGCGGGCATGGAAGGGAACGCCGTATTTGTGGCCGTCGCGCGTGATGCGCTCGATCGTCCAGGGCGCCACCACCTTGTCCCAGCCGTACTTCTCGTAATAGCTGTCGAGAATGGCGACCTGGCCGGCGCGGATGAACGGCCCCGCGATCTCGCCGCCCCACATGAAGAAGACGTCCGGCGGATCGCCGCTCGCCATCGCCGTGCGCAGCACGTCGGGATAGACGGCGGCGCCGGACCCGGCCACCGTCTCCATCTTCACCTCGTAATCCGGGTTGGCCTCGTTATAGGCCGCGAGCACCGGCTCCCACTGCTGGACGCCGTTCGCATCGAACACCGTCATCAGGCGCAGGGTCTCCTTCGCCTCGGCCGCGGCCGAGAATGCGACGAGACCGGCGAGCGCCGTCGCCGCAAACAACCTCATTCCTCGCATGAGTCCTCTCCTCCTCAGGTTTCTTGCTCTGGTTTTCCGGCGACCGGCCATTGCGTGGCCAGCCGGCGGCGAGCCGGACCTTTCGGCAGCGCCGCGCGGCTCCTCTTCCGCGCGACCCGGTCTCGTTCGACCACATATTGAGATACTCATTATACCATCAGGAGAGGCTTCGCAAGGCGCGGCGGCTCGCCAGCCTCCGTGACCCGCGCCGGAAGGCTGCCGCGGGAGCGGCGCGAAATGAAAAGGCGCGCCCCGTGCGGAGGCGCGCCTGTGATCGATCGACGATGGATGGAGGCTTGCGGCCGGCTGGCGGTCAGCCGCCTGGAATGGGCTGGTCGGGCCGGCCGAACAGGATGTGGCGCATGCGCGGCCAGCCGATGATGCGGGTGACGTTCTTGAAGGCGAAGAACGGGATCAGCGACACGAAGAGCACGACGGCGATGATCGCGACGCCGGCCACGGTCGCCGTCGGACCTTCGTCGACGGCCGCGGCGCCGCGGAAGAGACCGATCACCCAGTGCTCGACGAAGTGGAAGGCGATGAAGAGCACCGTGCAGAACAGCGCCTCGAACAGGATCGAGAAGATCGCCGGCCGCGTCCTGAGCCACCGCGCGAAATCGAGGTGTTCGGCGAGCATCATGACCTTGCCCAGCACCAGCGCGTTCATGAGCGCGAAACCCTGCAGGGCGAGCGTCTCGCCCTCCCGCAGCCGCTCGAAATTCTGGTTGAGCACGAAGAGGCCGAGCAGGATCCAGAGATAGATGAAGAGAATGAAGAAGAGGCGGAACGAGCCGATCAGCCGCTGCCGCAGCGGCGGCTTCGATCCGCCGGCGTCATGAACCGGTGCGTGTGTCATCCCTTGATCCCCCGATCGCGACGTGACTGAGATTCAAGCCGCGCTGTAGCACGAGACCGGCACGAACGTCCGTCGCATTTCGCACGCCGCTCGCCGCCGGCGCCGGCATCGATCGGGCACGACGCCGGATCGCGTCTCGTCTTCAGCAGGGAGAAGCTGGAGCGGGTGAAGGGAATCGAACCCTCGTATGCAGCTTGGGAAGCTGCCGTTCTACCATTGAACTACACCCGCATTCCAAGGCATTGAAATCGTTCAGATTTCTCGCCTAAAGTCCAACAGAACCGGAAAGTTGGACTCGGTAGTTGCTCTTTCGTACCCGAACTCTGAGGGCCTTGGCAACTGCGAGAATGGTCTGACCAGCTTCGTCTGCCGAGACTGAGAACCATTCGCCTCTTACGGCGCAGGTGCGGAGGGCGAAGTGAACGGACTGTTCCAGAGGAAACGCCTCGTCGGCTGATGTCTCGAAGAGCAGTTCGCAAGCCAGAGGGGCAGCCTGGCTGACCTGAAGCGACGACAGGCGGCCTTTGAGGTTGGTCGCAAGGCCGATCTTCACTGCCTCGCCGTCCGACACGACATAAAGAAAGCGCAGGCCGCGCTTCGCCTCGAGCTCATGCTTCGACCGAGCGACGGCTCCGTCGAAATCCTCGCCCATGGCGTCACGATATGCCTGATCGAACTCAGCAGTTCCCGGCTCGCAAGTTATCCTGATCTTCTTCTTGCCCGGCCGACGGACATAGAATCGCGATGACCCGTATCGATCGACGTCCTCGACAAGATACTTCGCGCGCATCATAGCTTCTTGATCAGCCCCATGGCCTCGCCCGCGAGCTTCTTGCGGCTGGCCTTCTGCGTATAGCGGGCGGCCTGCTTGGGCGAGGTCCAGCCATAGATGGCCATCAGCTGCCGCTCGGTCGCACCGTTCTCGGCGGCGATCGTCGCGCCGGCCTTGCGGAGGCCGTGCGCCGAGCATTGCGGCAGGCCGGCCTCGTCGCACCAGTCGCGCATGCGGTTGGTCAAGCCCTTCGCCGAATAAGGTTTGTGCTGATGCGTCGTCAGGAAGGTCAGGTTATCGGCCTTCGACTGGTCGAGGACTGCCTGCAGAGCCGGCAGGATCGGAATCTCGACCTCGACGCCGCTCGATCGGCTCGTCTTTGTTGGCCGGAAGTGCAGCCACCCATCGGAGATGTGCTGCCGGCCGAACAGCCGAACATCGGAGACGCGCGCGCCGGTGTAGAGCAGGAGCGCATAGGCGAGATGCGCCTGTGTCCCGATCGGATGGCGCTGCTCGAACTTGATCGTCTCCTCAACGGTCCAAGTGTGGTGCCCTTCTGTCGCCGCGCCGAGAAACTCGACCTTCAGCGCCGGGTTATCGGCCGCCAGTTCGTCCTCGATCGCAAAGCGGAACACCTGCCGCATGACCTTGAGTGTTGCGTTGGCGATGCTGGGCTTGTCGAGTCTGCGGTCCCGGAGCGTTCGCACCGCCTTGGCGCTCATCATGCGGATCGGGACATCGCGAAAGCAGCGCTTGTCGCCGGGAGCAATGGGTTCGTCATAGGTCGCCTCGAGCAGGCGTCGATAGGCGGCGCGGGTCGGCGGCGTCATCTGCAGATAGCCGGCAAAGCGACCTAGATATTGCTCGCACAGCCATCGCCATGTGCCGTCCACCGAGCGCTGCAGGCTCGGCCGCCCTTCATCGTCGAGCGATCCCGCGAGCGCCGCCGCATAGGCGTCCATGAATTCGGTCGACCACGGCACGCCCTCGATGCGGATCTTCCTCTCGCCCTTGCGGCGCAGATAGATCCTTACCTTGCCGTAGCGGTCGACGTCCTCGACGCAGAAGGGCGGGAGTTTCCGGGGCATCTCGTCAGGGCGCAAAGGTCCATTCTTGCTCGTCATCCTGCGCGCCGCCCGCGAGCGCGTCAAACGCCGCGTCGAGCGCGCGGATATCCCAGACGCGGCAGCCGTCGATCTGGAAGCTTGCCGGCATGCGCCCGTCGGCGACCAAATGATCGAACTTGGACGGGCTCACGCCGACATAGGTCGCGGCCTCGTCGCGGCGGAGACCGCGGCGAGGAACAGGGCGGACAGCGGCCGCCGTAACGGGCTGGGCGCGCGCGTTCATGACGCCTCCTAGAACGGGATATCGTCGTCGAGATCGGCGGCGTAGGACGATGTGCCGCCGCCGGCTGATGCGCCGGCGGGCGGTGCCTGGCGCTGCGTGCCGTAGCTCCCTTCGTCGGGCGAAGCCCGGCCGCTCGATCCGTCGAGCAGGATCAGGTTGCCGCCATATTGCGGCAGCACGACCTCGGTCGAGTAGCGGTCGGCTCCGGCCTGATCCTGCCATTTGCGGGTGCGCAACTCGCCCTCGACCATGCAGCGCGAGCCCTTCTTGACATATTTCTCGACCACGCCGGCGAGGCCTTCGTTGAAGACGACGACATTGTGCCAATCGGTGCGCTCGCGCTTCTCGCCGGTGTCCTTGTCCTTCCAACTCTCGCCGGTGGCGATCGAGAAGGTCGCGACCCTCTTGCCGGCATTGGTCGAACGGATCTCGGGATCGCGGCCGAGATGGCCGATCAGCTGCACGCGGTTGAGGCTGCGGCTCATGATGCGCCCTTCTCCCGCTTGCGGATGAAGATCGCGACCGGCCCGTCTTCGGTGTCGTGCTTGGCCGCGAGCTGGAAGCCGTCAGGGATCTTCGGGTTCCACCTGGCGCAGATATCGCCGGCGCCCTCCTCATAGGCCACCAGCAATTCCTGATCGGCATCGGCGTCATCCTCCAGCCAGAGAATGCGGAAGCTGAAACCGTGCTCGCGGGCAATCTCGCCATAGTCTTGGCCTTCAGCCGCGTAATAGAACATCACGGCACCGACCTCGCCGTTACCATAGTCGATCAGGGTTTCCGGCGACGGCATGGCGTCGGGCTTGATCATCGGCATCACACGGTCTCCTTCAGAAGGCGCTCGTCTTTCTCGGTGCGCATGGCGACGAGCTTGACCTCGTCATCGTCGATCGCGAGGGCGGAGTGCTTGCAGCACTCGGGGCAGGAGAAGACGAGCAGGCCGAACTCCGTCTTGCTCGGGGCATAGCCGTCCGCCTCGACGGTCACCGTCGGGCGAATCGGCCAGGCGGTGACGATCTGCTCAAGCGTGACCGTCGCCCAGGCCATGCTGCGCTCGTAGCAGTGCGGGCATCTCGGCGCGCAGAGCTCGGTGAGATCCTCGCGGGTGACCTTCGGGTCTTTCTTGAGCATCGTCATGGCCGCGCGTCCTCTTTGGCGCGGCGGGCAAGAAAGGCGTTTTGTAGGTCCTTCTGCGCCTGATCGACGTCCATGAGTGCAGGGCCAACGTCGCGGCCGATCGCCTTGAATAGCGATCTCAGCCCGGCCTCGTGCGGGCGCATGTAGGCTTCGCCGAGCTTCTCGTAGAAGACCTTCAGGAAGGCGTCGACGCCATAGCCGACGAGCGCATCAAGTGCGCGCATCTCGACCTCATTCAGGGTGAGCGTCGTCGAAAACGAGATCGCTGCGCGGTTGCGAGCTTCTGCCATCGTCAGACCCTCATCGGCATCAGGACGACGAGCAACTCGTCGGCCTTGTCGGGAGCGTGGAGGCGGGCGGGCGAGCCGGTCTCGTTGAGACCGAGCACGACGCGGTCGCCGCCGAGCGCCTGGAGGCAATCGAGGACGTAGCGGGCGTTGAAGCCGCATTCGGGCGGCGCGCCGGCGATCTCGATATTGCCGATCTCGTCTTCGCCGCGGCCGGCATCGGGATTGACGCAGGTGAGCGTCATCAGCTCGCCCGCTACATCGGAGCCGAAGGCGAACTTGACGGCGCGGCCGCGCTCGCTGGAAACGGCGGTCACGCGGTCGACCGCCTCGAGGAACGCGGCGCGGGGCAGCGTCACCGTGTGCTGTGCCTCCGGCGGCACGACGCGGCTATAGTCCGGATAGGTGCCGTCGATCAGCTTCGAGGTCAGCGCCGTATCGCCGAAGGCGACGCGGATCTTCGTCTCGGAGACCTCGATCGTCGCCGTCGTGCCGCCTTCCTTGCCGAAGCTCTCGGCGAGCTTAGCCAGCTCGGCGACCGTCTTCCTCGGCACGATGATGCCGGGCATCGCCGCCGCGCCCGCGGGCTGGTCGAGCGTCAGCCGCGCCAGGCGGTGACCATCCGTCGCGACCGCGCGCAGCTTCGCCGCTCCGTCGATGACCGGGGCATGCAGATAGACGCCGTTGAGGTAATAGCGCGTCTCCTCCGTGCAGATCGCGAAGGAAAGGCGGTCGGCGATCTCCTTGAGGTTTGCCGGCGACAGCGTGAAGCTGGTCTCGAAAGCGCCGATGGCGAGATCGGGGAAGTCCTCGGCCGGGAGCGCCTGGACCTGCCATTTCGAGCGGCCGGCCTTCAGCGTGAACAGGCCGCCCTCGCCCGGCGCGACCTGCAGCCGCTCGCGCTCGTCGATGCGCTTGACGATGTCGTTCAAG
Encoded here:
- the dnaN gene encoding DNA polymerase III subunit beta, yielding MSSVSVGVGLSLSVAVADLKGALAAASRVVERRTTIPILAHVKLVAEGGRLSILATDLDLELRTVIPAEVTTPGTTTLPALLLNDIVKRIDERERLQVAPGEGGLFTLKAGRSKWQVQALPAEDFPDLAIGAFETSFTLSPANLKEIADRLSFAICTEETRYYLNGVYLHAPVIDGAAKLRAVATDGHRLARLTLDQPAGAAAMPGIIVPRKTVAELAKLAESFGKEGGTTATIEVSETKIRVAFGDTALTSKLIDGTYPDYSRVVPPEAQHTVTLPRAAFLEAVDRVTAVSSERGRAVKFAFGSDVAGELMTLTCVNPDAGRGEDEIGNIEIAGAPPECGFNARYVLDCLQALGGDRVVLGLNETGSPARLHAPDKADELLVVLMPMRV
- the ssb gene encoding single-stranded DNA-binding protein codes for the protein MSRSLNRVQLIGHLGRDPEIRSTNAGKRVATFSIATGESWKDKDTGEKRERTDWHNVVVFNEGLAGVVEKYVKKGSRCMVEGELRTRKWQDQAGADRYSTEVVLPQYGGNLILLDGSSGRASPDEGSYGTQRQAPPAGASAGGGTSSYAADLDDDIPF
- a CDS encoding tyrosine-type recombinase/integrase produces the protein MPRKLPPFCVEDVDRYGKVRIYLRRKGERKIRIEGVPWSTEFMDAYAAALAGSLDDEGRPSLQRSVDGTWRWLCEQYLGRFAGYLQMTPPTRAAYRRLLEATYDEPIAPGDKRCFRDVPIRMMSAKAVRTLRDRRLDKPSIANATLKVMRQVFRFAIEDELAADNPALKVEFLGAATEGHHTWTVEETIKFEQRHPIGTQAHLAYALLLYTGARVSDVRLFGRQHISDGWLHFRPTKTSRSSGVEVEIPILPALQAVLDQSKADNLTFLTTHQHKPYSAKGLTNRMRDWCDEAGLPQCSAHGLRKAGATIAAENGATERQLMAIYGWTSPKQAARYTQKASRKKLAGEAMGLIKKL
- a CDS encoding XRE family transcriptional regulator; translation: MNARAQPVTAAAVRPVPRRGLRRDEAATYVGVSPSKFDHLVADGRMPASFQIDGCRVWDIRALDAAFDALAGGAQDDEQEWTFAP